In Pan troglodytes isolate AG18354 chromosome 20, NHGRI_mPanTro3-v2.0_pri, whole genome shotgun sequence, the genomic window atcactggtgggcatttgggttgattctatgtctttgacatgaacagacacttctcaaaagaagacattcctgcggccaacaaacatatgaaaaaaagctcaatatcactgatcattatagaaatgcaaatcaaaaccacaatgagataccatctcatgccagtcagaatggcaataattaaaaagtcaagaaactgatgctggcgaggttgcagagaaataagaatgcttttacactgttagtgggaatgcaaattagttcaaccagtgtggaagacagtgtagtgattcctcaaagatctagaaccagaaataccatttgatccagcaatgccactactgggtatatatccaaaggaatagaaatcattctattaccaAGATACATGCATGAGTATGTTCATTTTTAGACTCTTATAACCTGCTCTGCTATCTTTTAATCTTGGGAATATCTGTAATTCTGATAATTCTTGTTGCATCAATTTATTTCTCCAGCTCTTCTGAAAACTCCAACTATTAATAGAAATCTTATCTTCCTCATTGCCAGAGTACAGCatgtggtaaaaatacaaaaatagacatGGAGAAAACTGTAGATAAAATTTATACACATTTAATTTCAACAGAAGTATGAAAGACTTTCATGTCTGTAGGGACCAGCCCTACAGGGTCTGTGGGTTTTTCTCCTCGTGTGTGGAGACGATAGATTGTAGAAATAAAGAGacaagacaaagagaagaaaagacagctgggcctgggggaacACTACCACCAAGATGCGGAGACTGGTAGTGGTCCCGAATGCCTGGCTgcactgttatttattggatacaaggcaaaaagggcagggtaaggagtgtgagtcGTCTCCAATGATTGATAAGGTCACATGAGTCACGTGTCCAccggacagggggcccttccctgtttGGCAGTcggggcagagagagagatagagccattatttcttttatgCATATCaaagacttttagtactttcactaattctgttattgctatctagaaggcagagccaggtgtacagggtggaacatgaaagtgaaacatgggcgtgaccactgaagcacagcatcacagggagacaggCCTCCGGATGGCTGCGGGCgggcctgactgatgtcaggccttccacaagaggtggtggagcagagtcttctctaactcccccggggaaagggagactccctctcCCCGTCTGCTAAGCAATGGGTGCCTTCCTTAGGCACTGATGCTACCGCTAGGCCAAGGAGCCCTCTAGTGGCCCTGTCTGGGCGTGACAgagggctcacactcttgtcttctggtcacttctcaccatGCCCCTTCAGCTagtatctctgtatggcctggtttttcctaggttataatTGTAGAGcaaagattattataatattggaataaagagtaatgtacaaactaatgattaatgatattcatatataatgaTATCTATAATCTACTtctagtataactattcttattttatatattgtctttattatattggaacagcttgtgccctcggtctcttgccttggcacctgggtggctAGCAGCCCACACATGTCTGTTTCTCCCTCAGgtagatcattttatttttcattcatttattacctCCCCTATTGTCTATAGGTGGATGGTGCTTTTCCACCTTTGGCTCTGGGTCTTGACAATAATTCACTTGGGAGGAGTGTGTATCCCTAAAACAGTTGATGCACATCTTGAACATGTGACATGATTTGTCTAACAGACTGTGAGCAGTCATGACATATTTAATGCCTGTGAAGAAACTGTAAGAGGCACTGTGAGAGTCCACCACTTCTCTTAATCTTCCTCTCTCAAAGTGTCCTTGCTATCCAAAATTCAAGAACCAACTAGATTTGGGCAGTCCTATgaactgaatatttttatttccttaaaaaacgCTTAAGTTCTAATTCCCAATGTAAAAACTTCTCTATCATAAACTCCTACAGGATGAAAAAGCATGATATTAAACCATTTATTATTGAGATGGCTTGTTACACAGCAGTAGCTTACTGATACATTAATCAATGCAAACAAAACTAGTGACATTCAGAATAACCTTCTGCCTCTTCTTTTTTCACAGTTGTTCTGATATTTCAAGAAAACATTCGTGATCACCTGGTTACGCGTGTTTATTTCAGATAACTTGTATTAAAGTGAGGCAACTTTTAGATTGCCTTCGGGATAACCAGGAGAAGTTGAAAGGACATACAGGTTTTTGCAGGGATAAATTGTGACTCTAATTCACAAGTGTCTATTGACAGAGGCAATATTGGGCAGAAATTCAATGTCTTGTGTGAGTCATTATTTGACCATGAGGACCGAAGAGAGTGTAGACTATTAAAGGAACAAAGCAAATTATGATAAATTTAATACACATATTGTTCACTTACCTACACTTTAATGCTTATGAGACAGTTTTTAAAGGAGGAGATATTTTTAGAACAATGCAAGGAGTCATATTCGTAGGGAGCAGTAGAAAATTTTAAGAGGAAAAGCAAGATGGTACATTGAAATAATACAGACCATGACACCAAATCCTTCACTCAGATGAAGAAACCTGATTACACATGGACACCAAATCTCCACACTTCCAGGACCAGATATACATCATCAAAAACAAATATTCTATAGTCATTCAGTGCATGACTGATCATTTTATTCCATCACATTGAACATCATCTGTGACTAAGGATGTATGATGTCAACTGACACATAAAAATGTGCCTTTCTTTGTAAACTGCATCTAAAACATGTATTTGATAAGCTGTATTTTCCTACCTACTCTTTATCAGAAAATATAGGCACTGTTGACATTGAGCTGAAATAGAGCATAGGACCCCAGTGAGGAGAGTAAAATCCCTTGCCTAGCTGTAAAACACACTAGTATTGAAAGGAGTTAGTTAGCTTGCCTTAGGTAGATAGCAAGATAAGGATTCCTGGAGAGCCTTTGACTCATGGGTCAGTGCTTCATCtccatataatattaaaaaaaagcctggggaaaaaaaatcaagctgccGGCACCAATAATGGAAGAAGCATAGGGGATGGTGTCTGGAGACATGCCCACGGCTGCACAGATAGGAAAACTCCTGGCTCATTTCGATAAAAACTTTCACAAACCTCTGGCTCACTCAGATAAGAAACAAGGCCTGGCATagaaatgcctttgtcctttgtaTAGTCAGTGGCCTCCCAGGAAAAAGCTTTTTCTCCCTTCGTGGGCATGGACACAGTGGGCTCTGGTGGGTTCCGGTGGGCACTCTACTTCCCTTGTTTTGGACTATAAGTCTGGTCTCTATGAATTCAGCCCCTGATTGATCCTGGGCAAAGGTCCTGGGCCAAGCTTTCTGAAAGGTCCCAGGCCAAGATCCTGAGCCAACCTGAGTCAGCGTTCTCCAAGACAGCCTGCAGACTAAGCACATTGCTTCCCCTTTCCAGTCCATAAAAACCTCAGAACGGGCCTCATAGGGGGCATCCCATTCAGGACCCCCTCTCTGCTGGccgagagctttcttcttttccctccaaCCTCATCTTTGTGTCCACGCTCCTTAATGTTCTTGGAGGTAGGACAAAGAACTCTGGGTTTTATCTCAGGCGAGAGACTGTTACATGTTGGTGCATTGCTAAGACCTCAGCAGTATGTTCAAGTTGACATtttcaggaagaacagctaaggttttcatagaaaaggaaataacagacTCACAAATAGAAAACTGTGGGCTCAGATATTCATCTaccataaaattatattaatgacCTTACAGTTGCCAAGCGTAGTTAATTCTTTGGGATGAATATAACTCACCCCTGTATGAGAAaaacttccatttgtttctgGACCTAGTTTGGatgtaattttagaaaaatgacaGAGGACAAAAACAGTTGCATATCAGAGCAGAAAGCTTTATTAAGAAAAAGTGTAAATTTTCTAATGTCATCAAGGTTAAAGAAATCTAAAGTCCAGAATATAAATACTAGGAGAAAATTCTACTTTCACAATCTGATCCATGAATCATAATTTCTGGCTAGGGTATTTAGAGCTCTGAAATCTCAAGAACTTCTGGAAAATGGCCCTCCTATTTCTGCTCTCTGAAGAATCGATTCAGAGCTCTGTTTATGTCTTTATTCCTCAGGCTGTAGATGAAGGGGTTCAGCATGGAGGTGACCACAGTGTACATCACTGAGGCTGCAGCATTTGAGAGTGAGTTATGGGTTGCAGCAGAACTAAGATACACACCTACGCCTGTACAATAAAATAAGGAGACAACTGAGAGGTGAGATGCACAGGTGGAAAGTGCTTTATTCATCCCCTGAGCTGATGAGATTGAACACATGCAACAAAGTATCTTAAAGTAAGAGTAAAATATTCCAGCGAGGCATCCCCCACCCAGCAGCACACTTGTAAAATTCATCATCATGTCATTAATAAAAGTGTAGGAACAGGCAAGGTGGATGACCCGATTAAGTTCACAGAAAAAATGAGGGATTTTCAATTCTGAACAGAAGGACAGCTGCAATGCCATTATGCTTTGTAACAGAGAATATAGGATGCTCACGATCCAGGACACCAGAACCAGCAGTCCACAGAGCCAGGAGTTCATAATGACTGTGTAGTGCAGGGGGTGACAGATGGCCACAAACCGGTCATAGGCCATCACAGTCAGGAGTAAGCTGTTCAACACTACAAAGAGTATAAAAAAGCACATCTGGGTGATGCAGCCTGCATAGGTGATGACTCTGCTCTGTGCCTGGATGTTCACCAGCATCTTTGGGACAGTGGTAGACACAAAACAGATGTCTGCAAAGGacaggttggagaggaagaagtacatgggggtgtggaggtgggagtCTGAGATTGCGGCCAGGATGATGAGCAGGTTCCCGAGCACGGTGACCAGGTACATGGACAGAAATAGCCCAAAGAGGAAGGGCTGCAATTCTGGTTCCTCTGAAAGTCCCAGGAGAAGGAACTGTGAAATTTGTGTCTCATTCCCTGGTTTCATCTTGTTGATGTGACttccaaaagagagagaaagagaacatgaCACAAGCATGCATTACAAACATATCAGAAATATTCTCACTTATATTCTACAGTCAAGAAGTTAATAtgggctggctgcagtggctcacgcctgtaatctcatcactcgcggaggccaaggtggacggatcacctgaagtcaggagttcgagaccagcctggccaacatggcaaaacccagtctcagctaaaaatacaaaaaaaattagccaggcgtgctggcgcatgcctgtaatcccagctacttgggaggctaaggcacgagaatcacttgaacccaggaggtggagattgtagtgagccgagatcatgccactgcactccagcctgggcaacagagtgagaccctgtctttaaaaaataataataaaataaaataataaataaataaataacttcctACAATTTAATGATGAATGAAAAATacaagtatgtttttaaaatgccatcCTCAATATCAGATGGTGATGCATCCTATGAAGAAGGAGGTTAGAAGGAAAGAGTGGATGGGGTAATAGATTTTCCAGGGTGTTCAGGCAGGACCAGCAGAGAAGGTGACAAATGAAGAGAGCCCATAATGAAGACAGGGTGGAGGGCACTATGTTCCCTGCAGAAGTTTGTGCAATGGAGCAAAATGATCAATGAAAGACCCCGAGGAATGTGCTTCTTTCAGATATTTGAGGACTGCGAAGAAGACAGTGTGGCCGGGGAATGAGCAAGAGGCGAGGGCTGTCGGAGGATGTTAGGGAAGGAAGTGTCCTCATAGCTGCTGAAATTTGAAGACACAAAGAGTCCCTCTGTCCAGATATTGATGCCTTTTCACTGTATTAATTTGGCTGCAAAGGTGTTTCATGAACTGCAATGCATGCCCATTCTGTTTACTGATATTTTCCTGAGATGTGGCCTTTATCTGATGGGTTACCTTTTGAAATATAGAGATCAGGTTCCCTACCTCTGAAACCTGTGCTCACTCTAAAGTtgtgcacccacacacacagagagaacgCACCCACACAGGTAGCCATGGCTTCCTGGGGCCATGTTACCCCCTCACGCTTCTCATCCCACTCACAGTATTAGAAAGGAATGGGTACCAGGCAAGCTGTTAATATCAAATTATCTTTCCCCAAGAAGATACAGATATGGTACCTAGAATTTCCAGTTTGAAAACTTCTCATGCATATGGAACCtcgagcgccactgcactccagcctgcgtgacaaagcgagactctgtctcaaaaacaaacaaacaaacaaaaaactgagaggcagagagagaaactcGATTGGAACTGAAGGGAAAGATAAGCTAATAAGCTCACATAGTCCCTGAGAGACCTTAAGGAAGAAAAGGCTTCCTTAGTTTTGAAAACATTCCAACTCCTCTTATATCCCTGAGGCCCAGCaaaaatcagaaaagacaaagggAAATTTACCAAATATCAAACACGGTGATATCTTTTCTGTGTCAAGATACTGATAGATTGAGAACccccatggaaaaaaaaatgagcaaatgataaaaatcaactattcaaaaaggaaatacaaaaggaACTTCTGGGCCAGCTTATTTATTGTGCTGGggtctgtcctgtgcattgtacgATGTTTATCAGCTTCCCTGTTCTCTACTGACCCTCCCCAGGGTGGGTCAGTAAATGCtagtataatatttatataaataagagGCATTTGGTAAATATGATTATCATAATTCAGCCAACCCAGTCATTGCTCAATGTCCCCCGGGAGACAAAACCACCCCTGGGTGAGAACcgatttttaacataaaaatcacaaaatatttccATACCTTTTATCAACTGAGAAAGGACAAGGGAAGATGagccttaaaacaaacaaacaaacaaaaaaacctatagTCAAATATAAAAAGCACATGTGTTATGCATAACATACTACTCAACCTTTGTATAAACCTTTGTCTAAAGAGAAGGTTTATGAGGAACTAAAATCTTATGGAGAATAGAATATAAGTGAGGATGCTATTAGGTTAAGAacagttatttcattttatggctgcatagtattccatggtttatgtcctttgcagggacatcaaTAAAGCCagaaaccattatcctcagcaaagtaacataggaacagaaaaccaaccaccacacattctcacttatcagtgggagctgaacaatgagaatgcatggacacagggaggggaacaacacacactggggtctgctagggggtggggtggtgggagggagagcattaggaaaaatacctaatgtatgctGAGCttgatacctaggtgatgggttgataggtgcagcaaaccatcatggcataCGTTtactacgtaacaaacctgcacatcctgcacatgtaccccagaactaaaaattaaaattaaaaaggaatagTTATTTCAAAACAGCTGTATGAATCAACATAGAAAGAAAGTCTGAAAAAACCTTATAGAAAAATATGACAGTAATAATTTACTGACATAAAAATGCACCACGAATTCACTGTGAAATCGCCTCTTGGAAATTGAAGAATATCacaggaaaatgtttaaaatgtgggGAGGAAACAGTATCCAAGgttataattttgtattatataaacatataaagctTCAAATGTTTAGGGGAGATAAATGTGAGGTTTAATCAGATGATAAGGAGTCAGATTAGGACTCCAAAAGGAAAGCATGTCCCATCAAGCCCAAGGTAGCATGTGCTGAGGAACAGTAGCAGGGGAGAAATTTACAGCTTTGTGCACGTGCTCATTAGGCAAACTTCCTCCTGTTATTTCAGCCTTGAGCACATCGTGTCCCTATGAGACATTGCTCTGCAtggaacttttttatttttcttgcattttctgtATCCAAGACACCAGATTAAAAGAGAGGTGAATCCAGTTTTATTACTTCTTCACTATGGACCTGCTTGCCTTCCAGAAATGTAATCTGTTAACACTGTATCCCAACCGTGGGGGAAGGTTTTCTCCACAGTCTAAACTGAGGAGCCTGTCTTTGATTAGATCCCTTGGATCTGCAGAGCATTGACTGTGATGGGAACACAGACATTGATATCTCCAGAGAATGACTTTTCCCCTCCTCAGCAAGGGAGTGAACTGTGTTCTCTTGATAGAAAACCATGAGTTCTGTATTGCTTGGCTTCATGAGTCCTTTggcaaaataatgtaattttgcATACTTCC contains:
- the LOC100615800 gene encoding putative olfactory receptor 7A2; the protein is MKPGNETQISQFLLLGLSEEPELQPFLFGLFLSMYLVTVLGNLLIILAAISDSHLHTPMYFFLSNLSFADICFVSTTVPKMLVNIQAQSRVITYAGCITQMCFFILFVVLNSLLLTVMAYDRFVAICHPLHYTVIMNSWLCGLLVLVSWIVSILYSLLQSIMALQLSFCSELKIPHFFCELNRVIHLACSYTFINDMMMNFTSVLLGGGCLAGIFYSYFKILCCMCSISSAQGMNKALSTCASHLSVVSLFYCTGVGVYLSSAATHNSLSNAAASVMYTVVTSMLNPFIYSLRNKDINRALNRFFREQK